A stretch of DNA from Chloroflexota bacterium:
GTACCAGAAGGTCCTCGAATCCAATCCCAACAGCGAGTGGGCCAACCTCCACCTGGGCAAACTGTACGGCCAAAAGGAGAGGCTAGATGAGGCCACCGCTGCCTATCAGAAGGTGCTCACCCTCAATCCTGATAATCAAGAGGCCAGGCAGGGATTGCTTGCCGTAGCCAGCGCCTACCGCACCCAAGGTGATGCCTATAGACAAAAGGGGCAGCTGCCCGAGGCCATCAGCGCCTATCAGAAAAGCCTCAGCCTTGATACAGAGAACGAATGGGCCAACTATGGGCTGGGTGAGGCCTATTTCCAGATGGGACACGCCACCGAGGCCATAAACGCCTTCCAGAAGACTCTCCAAACTAACCCCCAGAACCAATGGGCCCACCTCGGATTGGGAGAGATCTATGAGAAGCAGGAGAAGCTCGACCAGGCTATCGACGAGTACCAAAAGGCCCTCAAGGCCAACCCCAACAGCGAGTGGGCCAACCTCCACCTGGGCAACATCTACGCCGGGCAGGAGAAATTGAATGAAGCCACCACCTTCTATAAGAAGGTGCTCACCATCGACCCAGCCAACACCGTGGCCAAACAGGGGCTCCAGGGGCTCAGCAACGCCTACCGGCTGCAGGCCGACGCCTATAAGGCCCAGGGGAAGATGGCTGAGGCCATAGCCACCTACAAGACGAGCCTCTCCACCGACCCGACTAATGAGTGGGCCAACTACGGGCTGGGCGAGCTCTACCTCAAACAGGGGAATATCGCCGAAGCCATAAACGCCTTCCAGAAGACTCTCCAAACTAACCCCCAGAACCAATGGGCCCACTACGCCCTCGGTGAGGCCTACCGGAGCCAGGACAAGATCGCTGAGGCTGTGCAGGAATATCTGAAAACCATCGAGATCAATCCCGAGAATGAGTGGGCACACTATAGGTTGGGCGATATCTATTGGATTCAGGGCAAAAGAGCCGAGGCCATCGCTGAATACAAGAAGGTTCTAGCTATCAATCCGCAAAATGGACCGGCTCAACAAGCCCTACAAAGGCTTTTGGCTCAAGGCACAAACCCATAAGAAGATGGCCAGAGGCAACCTAAAGGTCATTCTCATTCACAATATCATCTCTCCTCACGTGGTACCCCAATTCCAGAAACTGGCCCAGAGGCCAGGCCTGGAGCTGAAGGTATACTTTTTGAGCGAGACAGAAGAGAACAGACGCTGGAGGATAAAGCCTGCCTATGGATTCGCCTACCAGGTCTTACCTAAAATCACTTTGACGCTCCGCCACCAGGACCTGTTCTCCTATCATATCAATCCCACGGTTATCCTTCACCTTCTCCGGGATGCGCCAGACGTGGTCGTCAGCGCCGGTTGGGATTCCCTCGCCGCCCAAAGCTCGTTCCTCTTCTGTAAAGTGCGACACCTCCCCTTTGTCCTTTGGTCCGGAAGCACTATAAACGAACCCAGCTGGCGCAGGGACGTTTCCCTACCTCTGGTCAAATTTATAGTCAGGCATTCTGACGCCTACATCGCCTATGGGACGAGGGCCAAAGAGTATCTCATTCACCTGGGAGCGCCTGCTGAGCGGATATTCATCTCCATTAATACTGTTGACACAGAGTATTTCCAGTCAAATAGTATGATGTCCGAGGTGGAAAAAGCCGCCCTTACAGAGAGGCTGGGCATTCAGACTACAAAAACGATTCTCTACGTAGGGCAGTTGATCGAAAGAAAAGGAGTCACTCACCTATTGAGAGCTTATGCCCTCCTAAAAAGGGAATATTCTGACGTTTCCCTGCTCATCGTCGGCTATGGTTACCAGGAGGGGGAACTGAAGGATATCTGCGAGCGAGAACAGATTGAGGACGTCGTTTTCCTGGGGCACATTGATGTTAGCGAAGTACCCAGATTCTACGGACTGGCCGATCTCTTCGTCCTGCCCTCCAGCGAGGAGGTCTGGGGCTTAGTGATCAATGAAGCGCTGGCCTGTGGTCTCCCAGTGATCACCACGAACAAGGTCGGGGCCTCAGTTGACCTTGTGAAAGAGGGGAAAAACGGTTATATTGTGGAGGCAGGCAACGTCGTTCAGCTCTACCAGTCCATGAAGAGGGTGATCACTGATACCGCTTTAGCCAAGGCGATGGGCGTAGTATCACGGCAGCTAAGTGAAAAGTTCACCATCGACAGCACGGTTGATGGCCTCATTTCAGCCATTAGGTATGCAGCGAACACCAGGAGACGGGACAGACAATGAGTGTTGAAGCCACACCACTCGGCCAGGATCAGCTTGCAAAGTATCCCCTTGTGATCATCAAGCCCACGCGTGGCTGGAGGCTCCTCGATCTCAAGGAGCTCTGGGAGTATCGAGAGCTTATCTACTTTCTGACTCTACGGGATATCAAAGTTCGTTACAAGCAGACATTAATAGGCATAGGTTGGGCTATTTTGCAACCCCTTGGCATGATGCTGGTGTTCACCATTTTTTTTGGCACACTGGCGAAAATCCCCTCGGAGGGAGTTCCTTATCCATTATTTGTATACACAGCCTTGTTACCCTGGCAATTGTTCTCCAAGAGCATAAGTGAATCCAGCCAGAGTCTGATTACAGACCAGCGCCTAATTACGCGGGTCTATTTTCCCCGCTTGATCGTGCCTCTATCCAGCGTTCTGGCAGGCCTACTCGACTTCGCCATCGGATTACTCTTATTGGCCGGTCTCATGGTGTTATACGGTGTCATCCCTACAGTTGGCATAGCCTTTATCCCATTGCTCGTACTGTTGATGCTGGCGGTGGCCCTGGGTATCGGCTTTTGGCTTTCGGCCCTGAACCTGGAATACCGCGATGTGCAATACGTAGTCCCTTTCTTGAACCAGTTCTGGCTGTTCATCACCCCAGTCGTCTATGGGAGCAGCATGATTCCGCAGCAATGGCGCATCGTCTACGCGCTTAACCCGATGGTGGGAGTGATAGAAGGATTCCGTTGGGCATTACTAAGTGCCGGAGAGTGCCCCGGCCTGCTTCTTGCAGTGTCAGGAGGCATTGCCTTCGCTCTGCTGGTCAGTGGGGTTATGTTCTTCCGCCGTAGGGAACGAACCTTCGTGGACGCTGTAGGCTAAGGAGAGCGTCGAGAATGAGCGAGATGGCTATTCAGGTAGAAGGCTTGAGCAAGCGGTATCGCATTGGCGAGTTGCAGCGATATAAAGCCCTGCGCGATACGCTGACTGATGCCATGTATGCGCCCTTCCGTGCCATCGCCTCAGCGCTGAACGGTCGGCAGTCGCCAGTCGCCAATCGGCAACCAGATACCTACATCTGGGCCTTGAAAGATATTTCCCTGGAGATCGACCGAGGCGAGGTTGCGGGCATCATTGGGCGCAATGGTGCCGGGAAGAGCACATTTTTAAAGATTCTCTCTCGTATCACCGAGCCGACTGAGGGGTACGCCGTGATTCATGGGCGGGTAGGATCGCTCCTGGAGGTAGGGACCGGTTTCCATCCAGAGCTGACTGGACGGGAGAACGTCTACCTCAATGGAGCCATCCTGGGGATGAGAAAGACGGAGATCGAGCGCAAGTTCGCTGAGATCGTATCGTTTGCTGAGGTGGAGAAGTTCATAGACACACCGGTGAAATTCTACTCCAGTGGCATGTACGTCCGCCTCGCCTTTGCTGTCGCCGCCCACCTGGAGCCAGAGATTTTGCTGGTGGACGAAGTGCTGGCGGTTGGGGATATAGCGTTTCAGCAGAAGTGTTTAGGGAAGATGGGGGATGTAGCACGAGGCGGCCGGACCATACTCTTTGTCAGTCATAATATGGCGGCCATATCTGCCCTATGTTCTAAAGCATACCTTTTGCACCAGGGGCACATATCAGCCTCTGGCCCAGTGCAAACGGTTATCGAACAGTACTTGAATGAGATGAAGCTACTGGCCGGTGTTTCTCTAAACGGGCGAACCGACCGCCAGGGTGACGGCAAAATGCGACTCACGGAGGTAGTCATCAGAGACGGAGCTGGGGATCCGATTGAACTGGCCGTCCCAGGGCAAGACATTACGATTGAAATATATTATGCCGCTCAGGAACTAGCGCCACTCAGGAATGTATCTATGGCCATTGGATTATATGGTATACTGGGGCAATTCCTGCTCTTTTGCGGAAACGAGATGGTGGGCGAGCCATTCGAAGCCATCCCCCCAAAGGGTAAGATGATCTGCCGAATTCCACGTTTTCCCTTAGCTCCCGGACGCTATGCTCTGAATCTCCACTGTGAAGTGAACGGGGTCCTGGCTGACTGGGTACAACAGGCCAGTTATCTCACAGTGGCTGAAGGGGATTTCTTCGGCAGCGGGAGGTTACCACCGTCGAGCCATGGCGGTTTGTTGGTGCCCCACACCTGGAGCTGCGAAGGAGAATAAGGAGTCATTATGAGCAGATACAAAAAGCTGCAGGCTCTTGGGAAAAAGGTGTTATCAAGGCTTGGTCTGCTCAATATCTGTATCCAGGCGCGAGCCACATATGAACATTTACTCTGGGAAATCGAGCTGTACCGCCGTCACCTTATGGCGCGGCGGCGAATTCCAGATATTCTACGATCAGTTCAGCCTTTAAATCTGGAGTTGGGGGGTGGGGATCGTCGAAAACCAGGCTGGGTCAATGTCGATCTTTTCAGCTCAACGGCCGATCTGACTTTAGACCTGCGGCGGCCGCTCCCATTTCCGGATGAGTGCGTGGACAACATCTATTCAGAACATGTACTGGAACATTTTAGCTATCCTGAACCACTTACAACGCTCCTGACAGAGTGCTTTCGGGTGTTGAAAGTCGGTGGAGTATTTTACACTGCTGTTCCAGATTTTGGTAAGGCCTTTAAGTTGTATGCCCAAGGCGATGAAGACCGTTTCTACGCCCAAAAGTACTGGGATAGTCCCAATCCGAATTGGTGCACCGGGCCAATGGATGAGCTGAACTGGCTGGTTTACATGGGCGGCCAGCATCGCTTCATGTTCGATAGCCAAAACATCATCGACCACCTCACCGCAGCGGGATTCAGTCGAGTTCAACTTCGCCAGTTTGATCCAAGCCTAGATTCAAAAGAGAGGGCACATCAATCAATCTACGTGCAAGCTAGCAAAGACACCGCTTGGCCATTGTATGAGACGGTGCATCGCGGTCTCCAGAATAACGATGCAGCTGCTTATGATGCATTGTGGGCGAACGAAGCGTTAATAAGGCTATACGCCAATCCAGCACGCCGTTGCCTGTGGTGGCATTTAGCCAGAATTGTTGCGCACATCGAGGGACCAGTCCTTGATGTAGGTTGCGGCGGGGGACACCTACTAGAGATGCTTGCTCAGCAAGCAGGGCGGAAACCAGAGACTCTATACGGTCTAGATTATAGCAAGGAAGCTGTTAAGCAGGCCAAGAAAAGAATTCCAGGCGCTCACTTGGCCCAGGGCAATATTCATCACCTCGACTTTCCGGACAACTATTTCAATCTCGTCATCGCCTGTGAGACGCTTGAGCACGTAACTGACCCAGCCGCTGTGCTCCAGGAGAGCTACCGAGTGTTAAAACCAGGGGGCCGGCTTATAGTCAGCATTCCTAATGGGACTTTAGACAATTGGCCAGGCCACGCCCACTTTTGGGATGAAGCACAGTTCCGGGAGTTCGTACGAGGCTATCCTATCATCCACTTTGAGCAGATTGAGCAGGGTCGCACTTTACTTTTCGTTTTTGAAAAGCAAGCAGACGACAAAAAACAGCCACTTCCTCGCCAGAGGTGGACAAGTAATAGAGCTATGCACTACACCTTCTGCACACTCTTCGACAAGAACTACCTTTATAAAGGACTGGCGCTTTATCAATCGTTAAAGACGCATTGCAAGGAGTTCAACCTGTGGATACTGTGCATGGATGATGTCGTATACTCCATCCTGGAAAAGATGGCCTTGGATAACGTCAAACTGATAGCCTTGGGAGATTTCGAAGATGACGAGCTGCGCAAAGCCAAGCAGGAGAGGACGATGGCCGAATACTGCTGGACATGCACTCCCTCTTTGTTACTCTACGTGCTGGCCCAGGAGCCAGAAGCCACCCAGATTGCCTATCTCGATGCGGATTTATTCTTCTACAGCGATCCTCACCCTATTTACGACGAACTGGGGAGCAATTCTATCCTCATCATCGAACATCGTTTCTCTCCAGAATATCGTGCCTGGGAGAGCACATCTGGGATATTCAATATCAGCATGGTGATCTTCAAAAATGATCCTTACGGCCTTGAATCTCTCCACTGGTGGCGGAAGCGGTGCCTGGAGGCATGCTACTTGAATCCAGAAGTGGGTCAGTGCGGGGATCAAAAATACTTGGATGATTGGCCCTCTCGCTTCCAGAACGTCGTCGTGTTGCAACACAAAGGGGGTGGGGTGGCTCCATGGAACATAGCCAAGTACCAGCTGCATAACTGCAACGGAAAGTTATTTGTAGATTCAGACGAACTGATTTTCTACCATTTTCACTCTTTGCAAATTCTCGAGCGGCATCTCTGTAGGAAGCGTCTCTTCCTGGCTTCAAGAGGCTATCAATTCACGGGGCAACAGCTCTCCATGGTGTATTCGCCATACGTGGCCGCGCTGCGCGAAGCCATTGACAGGGTCAAGCAGGCCAATCCCGCTTTCACCTGGGGATATGCACAGCTGAGCCTGCGTGAAATACTCTGGGCTTTGAGAACAAGAAATCTGTTGATGGTGTGAGCTATGACAGCATATTATTACCAGTCAACCAGACCGAATCAAGGGGTAGTCCAGCAGCTCCTCAGAAGGATAGCCAAGGGACTTAAACCTCTCATTGTCGGGCTATCTGGCTTTTATAGGTCACTGACGTATCCCGATTTAAGCGGCGACCGTGACATAGAATGGTCGTGGGTGGCAGCTCATTTGCCAGAAGAGCCAGGAATAGTCCTTGATTTCGGATGTGGCAATGCATTTTTGGGTCTTATTGCCGCTATGAAGGGTAATACCGTAACAGGACTGGATCTCGAACAGATTCGTTTACCATTCAAAAGCGATAACCTGGAGATTCGAAGCGGTGATATTCTGAGCTTCGATTTCGGAGAGACGCGCTTCGACGTCATCATCAACTGCTCCTCCATTGAGCATGTCGGGCTGGCAGGCCGCTATGGCAGCGCGGATGTTCCTGATGGCGATCTCATGGCTATGGAACGGCTGAGGGGTCTTCTGAAAGTACCTACAGGCACGATGATTCTGACTGTACCGGTAGGGAAAGACTCTGTGTTCCCGCCGTTACATCGAGTATACGGGGTCCAACGATTGGATCTGTTGCTTCACGGATTTCAAGTTATCGAGAAACAGTTCTGGTCCAAGAGGTCTGATCTGAACGTGTGGGTTGAGGTCAGCGAAGAAGAGGCCCTTTCCCTGCAACCGTCTGAGTCACTCTATGCCCTCGGCTTGTTTGTCTTGAAGCCAGAGGCTGCGCTGTAACAGATGGAATGAATAACGGAACTTTTACATCTGACGAGATTCGGGCCTTCGTGTCACGCCCTCTATATGATCCGGAGGTGCTCCATTCAAGGGACCCCTCATACCCACGAATATCCGTAGTGGTGCCCTCCTATAACCAGGCTCAGTTTTTAGAGAAAACTATCTTATCCATACTCAATCAAAACTATCCTAATACCGAGATCATCGTAATGGATGGGGGATCCCAGGATGGCAGTGTGGATCTGATCAAGAGATACGAGCCTTATATTTCGTACTGGGTAAGTGAACTAGATAAAGGACAGCCCAATGCGATCAATAAGGGATTTGAGAGGGCTTCAGGGGATCTCATCGGGTGGCAGAATTCTGATGACCTGTATCTCCCTGGATTCTTCCATACTATCGCCGACACCTTTCACTCCTATCCTAAAACCCAGTTATTCATCGCCAATATATACACCATCGATGAGAACGATCGGATAACCTGGGCCTCACACTTTATACCGTTTTCTGTTGCCGATCTAATCTATCGTGGCTGGAACTTGTCCAGTCAAGCTACGTTTCTGTCCCAGAGGATTGTCAGAGAAGTGGGTCTGATGCGCGAAGATATTCAGGTCGGCTTTGACTGGGACTGGTTCATTCGCGTTGGCAAGGTTGTGAAATACGTAGCCCTGCATAAGGCGTATGGGGGTTGCTACAGGATCCATGAGGCTTCAAAGCTGTCAACCCAGCCCCATGAGTCAAGGTGGTCAATTGAGAGGCCGATTCTACAGAGCCTTGGTATTCGAATAAGAGAAGAGCTGCCTTACGACCAACAGCCATGGTGGCAAAGGCGTATGCTCAAGATCAGGATGCTATCTTACCTCGCTTTGCTCTATTTTTCGCCGAACAATGGCAATCTCATCCAAGGAGCCTCGAATCCTCAATATGTTGTCATCAAAAGATTCTTGTCAAAGAGTTATCCGATCCTGCGTTGCTTACGCCCGCTCATACTGTGGTACTTGGCAAAGCGAAGCATCATCTGCAGAGGATTTGCATGAGCCTGAAGTTCCTGATCGTTGATACCTACTACCCTGTCTTCCTTCGCTCTTTTTACACCAGGCATCCAGGCCTGGCGGGCCAACCGTATGCTGAGCAGTGGCGCACCCTCATGGACCAGTGCTTCGGTACAGCTGACTTTTACTCGCTTAATCTAAAGAAGCTTGACTGCGAGGCGGAAGAGGTGGTCGCTAATTGTGTACCACTACAGCAGCGATGGGCTTATGAGAATCAACCCAGATTGGCCAAACTCCTCCCCATCTACAAAACCCTATCGCGGGTCAAGTCCTGGCAATTAAAAGTGTTAGTGGCCCAAATAGAGAAACTAAGACCGGATATCCTTTATATTCAGAATCTAAACTGGGTCGATGACTCCTGGCTCCGCGCAGTTCGGTCCAGGGTCCGTCTCGTTGTGGGACAGACTGCTTATCCCTTGCGCGATGACCTTGATTACCGCTGCTATGATCTGATTTTGACCTCTTTCCCCCACTATGTAGACCTATTCCGACGCCAGGGCGTATCCAGTGAATATCTCCGCCTCGCCTTTGAACCGGAAGTCCTGAAGCGCCTTGGTTCCATCCAATCAGCCTATGATACAGTCTTCGTGGGTGGATACACCGGGCATCATCGTGCCGGATCGCAACTTCTCGAACAGGTCGCCAGGAAGGTCCCGCTGGACTTCTGGGGCTATGGAACAGAGAGCCTCCCCAAGGATTCCCCCATCAGGCAACGCTATCACGGTGAGGCCTGGGGACTTGATATGTATCGTATTCTTGCTCAAGCGAAAATCACCCTCAATCGGCATATCGACGTAGCTGACCGTTACGCTAATAATATGCGCCTTTACGAGGCTACCGGTGTAGGCACCTTGCTGGTCACCGACTCAAAGGACAACCTGCACGATCTCTTTGAGCCTGGCAAAGAAGTACTGAGCTACCGAGACCCTGAAGAGTGTGTGGAACTGATCCGCTACTACCTAGAACACGAGAATGAACGGGCTGTGATTGCCGCAGCGGGTCAGGCACGTACCCTCCGTGAACACACATATTATCACCGCATGCGGGAGCTAGTGGACATCATAGAGCGTTACGTGGAGCACCCGGAAAGGGCAACGCGAAGAGTGGTCACCACCTCTGCCCCTCTGTGTGAGCACCAACCCTCGTATGTCCAGGGACCTTCTCCCGGGTTTATAGGGGTTGCGCACGCGGCACAGGCCTTGATTCAACCTCTACGCCCACTGCTCGCCCGTCTTCCCGGCCAACGCTATCTCCGACTTGTATGGCACCGCTTACGCGGTGGTAGCCAAACTGCACAGCCTGTCTCATATGGACATCGCACCATCCCTGTATCGGCTGTGACACACGACTTAGTTGATGGGTGGAAGGACCCGGCCATCCCGCCAAGGCAACGTAACCTGGTAGAATCGGAACTACGGCGCATGTATCAAGGCGACATCGTCCCAGTCTATCGGGCATCAGCCGAAGCACTGCTTGCGACGGGCATGAGCGATAGTTTCATCGTCGAGGTCGGCTGTGCCAGCGGTTACTATTATGAAGTGCTGAGCCACCTGTTACGCCGGAAGATAAATTATCTGGGCATCGATTACTCCCCATCTCTGATCGCTCAGGCACGACAATTCTATCCGCACGTACCCTTCCTGGTAGGGGATGCAACCAAACTCCCCCTGGCGGATCAGAGTTGTGACATTTTGCTCTCCGGCACCGTTCTGCTTCATGTGCCTGAGTACGAAAAGGCGATTCAGGAGTCTGCTCGAGTAGCAAGGTATTGGTGTGTTTTTCATCGCACACCAGTCGTCAAGACCATCAACACGACTTACCTCTCGAAATTTGCTTACGGGGTCCAGGTAGTGGAGCTGGTTTTCGATGAGGAAGAGATTCTTTCCCTGTTTGCTAAATATGGTCTCAAATTGCACATCGCCCTGGACCTGGATTCCTATTACGTAGAGGGCGTGAAAGATAAAGTGGCGATGAAGACCTATGTTTGTCGCAAGGTTTCATAGTATCCCGCTTAATCATTAAGTCCCTGCGGCTAAAAACCAAAGCGCACTGTATTATAGTGGGAACAAATACGTGAGGATCTTAGAAGTAATCTGCTATTTTGCCCCAGCCTGGGCATATGGGGGTCCACCAAGGGTGGCCTACGATATAGCGCGGAGGATGGTCCAAAGAGGACACCACGTCACCGTTTACACCACTGATGTCCTCGACGCCAGAGCCAGAAACAACTGCCGGTACGACAACCTGGATGGCATCGAGATATACTATTTACCTAATCTCAGCAATTGGCTGGCCTGGAATCACAAGATATTTCTACCCTTGGGATTCCGGAAAATGCTTAAGGAGAACATAAACACCTTTGACGTTATACACTTATCCGACTTTCGCACCTATCCCAATGCCATCTGTTATTTGTACGCTAAACGGAGTAAGATCCCATACATATTATCCGCTTACGGTTCCCTTCCAAGAGCGACGGGCGTAAAAAGACCAGTAAAACAGATATACGATTGGCTCTTTGGTTATGGTATGCTACATGGGGCGCACAAGGTAGTGGCTCAAACTGAAAACGAGGCGCGGGAATATGAAAAGCTTGGCCTGAGCCGGGATAAGATTGAGCTTATAACCCTGGGAATAGACTTTTCTTCATTCACTGATTTGCCTCCCAGGGGAGCCTTTCGTCAACAGTATGGCCTGGACAATAACGAAAAGGTAGTATTATTTTTGGGTAGAATCCACGAATATAAGGGCCTCCAATTGTTAGTTAAGGCCTTTGCTGAGTATTATAGAATGCAACCCAATAGCAGGTTAGTCATCGTTGGCCGGGAC
This window harbors:
- a CDS encoding ABC transporter ATP-binding protein; its protein translation is MSEMAIQVEGLSKRYRIGELQRYKALRDTLTDAMYAPFRAIASALNGRQSPVANRQPDTYIWALKDISLEIDRGEVAGIIGRNGAGKSTFLKILSRITEPTEGYAVIHGRVGSLLEVGTGFHPELTGRENVYLNGAILGMRKTEIERKFAEIVSFAEVEKFIDTPVKFYSSGMYVRLAFAVAAHLEPEILLVDEVLAVGDIAFQQKCLGKMGDVARGGRTILFVSHNMAAISALCSKAYLLHQGHISASGPVQTVIEQYLNEMKLLAGVSLNGRTDRQGDGKMRLTEVVIRDGAGDPIELAVPGQDITIEIYYAAQELAPLRNVSMAIGLYGILGQFLLFCGNEMVGEPFEAIPPKGKMICRIPRFPLAPGRYALNLHCEVNGVLADWVQQASYLTVAEGDFFGSGRLPPSSHGGLLVPHTWSCEGE
- a CDS encoding class I SAM-dependent methyltransferase; this translates as MSRYKKLQALGKKVLSRLGLLNICIQARATYEHLLWEIELYRRHLMARRRIPDILRSVQPLNLELGGGDRRKPGWVNVDLFSSTADLTLDLRRPLPFPDECVDNIYSEHVLEHFSYPEPLTTLLTECFRVLKVGGVFYTAVPDFGKAFKLYAQGDEDRFYAQKYWDSPNPNWCTGPMDELNWLVYMGGQHRFMFDSQNIIDHLTAAGFSRVQLRQFDPSLDSKERAHQSIYVQASKDTAWPLYETVHRGLQNNDAAAYDALWANEALIRLYANPARRCLWWHLARIVAHIEGPVLDVGCGGGHLLEMLAQQAGRKPETLYGLDYSKEAVKQAKKRIPGAHLAQGNIHHLDFPDNYFNLVIACETLEHVTDPAAVLQESYRVLKPGGRLIVSIPNGTLDNWPGHAHFWDEAQFREFVRGYPIIHFEQIEQGRTLLFVFEKQADDKKQPLPRQRWTSNRAMHYTFCTLFDKNYLYKGLALYQSLKTHCKEFNLWILCMDDVVYSILEKMALDNVKLIALGDFEDDELRKAKQERTMAEYCWTCTPSLLLYVLAQEPEATQIAYLDADLFFYSDPHPIYDELGSNSILIIEHRFSPEYRAWESTSGIFNISMVIFKNDPYGLESLHWWRKRCLEACYLNPEVGQCGDQKYLDDWPSRFQNVVVLQHKGGGVAPWNIAKYQLHNCNGKLFVDSDELIFYHFHSLQILERHLCRKRLFLASRGYQFTGQQLSMVYSPYVAALREAIDRVKQANPAFTWGYAQLSLREILWALRTRNLLMV
- a CDS encoding glycosyltransferase, which codes for MSLKFLIVDTYYPVFLRSFYTRHPGLAGQPYAEQWRTLMDQCFGTADFYSLNLKKLDCEAEEVVANCVPLQQRWAYENQPRLAKLLPIYKTLSRVKSWQLKVLVAQIEKLRPDILYIQNLNWVDDSWLRAVRSRVRLVVGQTAYPLRDDLDYRCYDLILTSFPHYVDLFRRQGVSSEYLRLAFEPEVLKRLGSIQSAYDTVFVGGYTGHHRAGSQLLEQVARKVPLDFWGYGTESLPKDSPIRQRYHGEAWGLDMYRILAQAKITLNRHIDVADRYANNMRLYEATGVGTLLVTDSKDNLHDLFEPGKEVLSYRDPEECVELIRYYLEHENERAVIAAAGQARTLREHTYYHRMRELVDIIERYVEHPERATRRVVTTSAPLCEHQPSYVQGPSPGFIGVAHAAQALIQPLRPLLARLPGQRYLRLVWHRLRGGSQTAQPVSYGHRTIPVSAVTHDLVDGWKDPAIPPRQRNLVESELRRMYQGDIVPVYRASAEALLATGMSDSFIVEVGCASGYYYEVLSHLLRRKINYLGIDYSPSLIAQARQFYPHVPFLVGDATKLPLADQSCDILLSGTVLLHVPEYEKAIQESARVARYWCVFHRTPVVKTINTTYLSKFAYGVQVVELVFDEEEILSLFAKYGLKLHIALDLDSYYVEGVKDKVAMKTYVCRKVS
- a CDS encoding ABC transporter permease gives rise to the protein MSVEATPLGQDQLAKYPLVIIKPTRGWRLLDLKELWEYRELIYFLTLRDIKVRYKQTLIGIGWAILQPLGMMLVFTIFFGTLAKIPSEGVPYPLFVYTALLPWQLFSKSISESSQSLITDQRLITRVYFPRLIVPLSSVLAGLLDFAIGLLLLAGLMVLYGVIPTVGIAFIPLLVLLMLAVALGIGFWLSALNLEYRDVQYVVPFLNQFWLFITPVVYGSSMIPQQWRIVYALNPMVGVIEGFRWALLSAGECPGLLLAVSGGIAFALLVSGVMFFRRRERTFVDAVG
- a CDS encoding glycosyltransferase, coding for MVQRGHHVTVYTTDVLDARARNNCRYDNLDGIEIYYLPNLSNWLAWNHKIFLPLGFRKMLKENINTFDVIHLSDFRTYPNAICYLYAKRSKIPYILSAYGSLPRATGVKRPVKQIYDWLFGYGMLHGAHKVVAQTENEAREYEKLGLSRDKIELITLGIDFSSFTDLPPRGAFRQQYGLDNNEKVVLFLGRIHEYKGLQLLVKAFAEYYRMQPNSRLVIVGRDDGYLSTIQNLVGTLGIGSRTIFLGPLYGQDKLPVYRDADVFALSPTHYEETSVAVLEACACGTPVIVTEQTSVPGLDEYEAGLTVTCDEQSLGDALCTILEDDQLRNKMGERARLLIEERFVWDVVIDKIERLYNSAATSQ
- a CDS encoding glycosyltransferase; its protein translation is MPSYNQAQFLEKTILSILNQNYPNTEIIVMDGGSQDGSVDLIKRYEPYISYWVSELDKGQPNAINKGFERASGDLIGWQNSDDLYLPGFFHTIADTFHSYPKTQLFIANIYTIDENDRITWASHFIPFSVADLIYRGWNLSSQATFLSQRIVREVGLMREDIQVGFDWDWFIRVGKVVKYVALHKAYGGCYRIHEASKLSTQPHESRWSIERPILQSLGIRIREELPYDQQPWWQRRMLKIRMLSYLALLYFSPNNGNLIQGASNPQYVVIKRFLSKSYPILRCLRPLILWYLAKRSIICRGFA
- a CDS encoding DUF268 domain-containing protein is translated as MTAYYYQSTRPNQGVVQQLLRRIAKGLKPLIVGLSGFYRSLTYPDLSGDRDIEWSWVAAHLPEEPGIVLDFGCGNAFLGLIAAMKGNTVTGLDLEQIRLPFKSDNLEIRSGDILSFDFGETRFDVIINCSSIEHVGLAGRYGSADVPDGDLMAMERLRGLLKVPTGTMILTVPVGKDSVFPPLHRVYGVQRLDLLLHGFQVIEKQFWSKRSDLNVWVEVSEEEALSLQPSESLYALGLFVLKPEAAL
- a CDS encoding glycosyltransferase family 4 protein — encoded protein: MARGNLKVILIHNIISPHVVPQFQKLAQRPGLELKVYFLSETEENRRWRIKPAYGFAYQVLPKITLTLRHQDLFSYHINPTVILHLLRDAPDVVVSAGWDSLAAQSSFLFCKVRHLPFVLWSGSTINEPSWRRDVSLPLVKFIVRHSDAYIAYGTRAKEYLIHLGAPAERIFISINTVDTEYFQSNSMMSEVEKAALTERLGIQTTKTILYVGQLIERKGVTHLLRAYALLKREYSDVSLLIVGYGYQEGELKDICEREQIEDVVFLGHIDVSEVPRFYGLADLFVLPSSEEVWGLVINEALACGLPVITTNKVGASVDLVKEGKNGYIVEAGNVVQLYQSMKRVITDTALAKAMGVVSRQLSEKFTIDSTVDGLISAIRYAANTRRRDRQ